In a single window of the Littorina saxatilis isolate snail1 linkage group LG5, US_GU_Lsax_2.0, whole genome shotgun sequence genome:
- the LOC138967387 gene encoding Rieske domain-containing protein-like has protein sequence MIASERGVNNLGMQGHDKSDKRVCVGTVQEILAAGRKRTEIADRDIVVIAHRGNFYALDSFCYHAGGPLHQGDIEDMGQEACIVCPWHKYKITLGTGQGLYMAVDPFNLKKQPELKSKGVKQRTHVVTIEHGQVFVTLSSVDTKLDSDHYNCAEYRHTFNLG, from the exons ATGATCGCTTCAGAACGCGGTGTTAACAACCTGGGGATGCAGGGACATGACAAGTCTGAT AAGCGTGTATGTGTTGGAACAGTGCAGGAGATCCTTGCAGCAGGCAGGAAGAGGACAGAGATAGCAGACAGAGATATTGTGGTCATCGCACACAGAGGGAACTTCTATGCACTTGACAGTTTTTGCTACC ATGCTGGTGGCCCTTTACATCAGGGAGATATTGAG GACATGGGACAAGAGGCCTGCATTGTGTGTCCGTGGCACAAGTACAAGATAACACTGGGCACCGGCCAGGGTCTGTATATG GCAGTGGACCCTTTCAACCTCAAGAAACAGCCTGAACTGAAATCAAAAGGTGTGAAGCAGCGAACGCATGTAGTGACCATCGAACATGGCCAGGTGTTTGTAACACTTTCCTCTGTTGATACCAAACTGGACTCGGATCACTACAACTGTGCAGAATACAGGCACACATTTAACCTCGGATGA